One Bacillus sp. FJAT-52991 genomic region harbors:
- a CDS encoding DHH family phosphoesterase yields MLSYYSRQKIQLLLYGIMLVLFLSLVVLAFYNWFAALVGLAIGAIVFFLLFRAERKIHEEIELYVTTLSKRVKWIGEEAVMELPIGILLYNEDYYIEWANSFLLSYFQKDTLAGDSLYEVAEAVIPIIKNEKGDIIQLNEQEFNVMIKPKEKLLYFIDISEQMKVARKQEEEQTALLIIYLDNYDDLTQGMDDQTRSHLNSMVTSILNNWAKEYGIFLKRISSERFFAVLNQRILHKLEETKFSILDEVRERTAKQAASLTLSIGVGQGDISLPELGDIAQSSLDLALGRGGDQVAIKQLNGKVKFYGGKTNPMEKRTRVRARVISHALKELVTESDKVIVMGHKYPDMDAIGASMGIRRVAEMNDREGYIVLNASEIDTAVKRLMAEVKNSSDLYSRVITPEEALDIATDDTLLVIVDTHKPSLVIEEKLLNKVEKVVVIDHHRRGEEFIKNPLLVYMEPYASSTAELITELLEYQPKVKKVNRLEATALLAGIVVDTKSFSLRTGSRTFDAASYLRAHGADTILVQKFLKEDVDTYIQRSQIIETVYFYRGGIAIAKGNNHSVYDSVMIAQAADTLLTMDGVQASFVIAYREQDIIGISARSLGDVNVQLIMEQLNGGGHLSNAATQMKQTTVADAEIQLQKAIDEFFEGGHEE; encoded by the coding sequence ATGCTTTCTTACTACAGTCGGCAGAAGATTCAACTTCTGCTATATGGAATCATGTTGGTTTTATTTCTCTCATTAGTTGTGCTTGCTTTTTACAACTGGTTCGCGGCATTAGTTGGTTTAGCAATAGGCGCCATTGTTTTTTTTCTCTTGTTCCGGGCGGAAAGAAAGATTCATGAAGAAATTGAACTTTATGTAACCACACTTTCCAAAAGGGTGAAGTGGATTGGAGAAGAAGCCGTAATGGAACTGCCGATAGGGATCCTTTTGTATAACGAAGACTATTACATAGAATGGGCAAACTCTTTCCTTTTGTCCTATTTTCAAAAGGATACGTTGGCAGGAGATTCTTTATACGAGGTTGCAGAAGCGGTTATTCCAATTATTAAAAATGAAAAAGGCGATATCATTCAATTAAATGAACAGGAATTTAATGTGATGATCAAGCCGAAAGAAAAATTGCTTTACTTTATCGATATTTCAGAGCAAATGAAAGTTGCCCGAAAACAAGAGGAAGAACAAACGGCACTATTGATTATTTACTTAGATAACTATGACGATTTAACGCAGGGAATGGATGACCAGACCCGTAGCCATTTAAATAGTATGGTCACCTCTATTTTGAATAATTGGGCAAAAGAGTATGGTATCTTTTTAAAGCGTATTTCTTCTGAGCGTTTCTTTGCTGTACTGAACCAAAGAATATTACACAAGCTTGAAGAAACGAAATTCTCCATTTTGGATGAGGTGCGAGAAAGGACAGCGAAACAAGCTGCTTCCTTAACGTTAAGTATCGGTGTAGGACAAGGAGACATATCATTACCAGAGCTTGGGGATATAGCTCAATCAAGCTTAGACTTAGCTCTCGGTCGTGGTGGTGATCAAGTAGCAATCAAACAATTAAATGGAAAAGTAAAGTTTTATGGTGGGAAGACAAACCCTATGGAAAAGAGAACGCGCGTCAGAGCCCGTGTGATTTCTCATGCGTTAAAAGAATTAGTAACTGAAAGTGACAAAGTGATTGTCATGGGACATAAATACCCCGATATGGATGCGATTGGAGCATCTATGGGTATTCGACGCGTGGCAGAAATGAATGACCGGGAAGGATATATCGTCCTTAATGCCTCGGAAATTGATACGGCCGTCAAACGTTTAATGGCGGAAGTCAAGAACAGTTCGGATCTATATTCTCGTGTGATTACACCAGAAGAAGCTTTAGATATAGCAACAGATGATACGTTACTGGTTATTGTCGATACGCATAAACCTTCGCTAGTGATTGAGGAAAAGCTTTTGAATAAGGTCGAGAAGGTTGTTGTGATTGATCATCATCGTCGAGGGGAAGAATTTATTAAAAACCCACTGCTCGTCTATATGGAGCCTTATGCTTCATCCACGGCCGAATTAATCACCGAGTTGCTTGAATATCAGCCGAAAGTGAAGAAAGTGAATAGGCTTGAGGCAACAGCTCTATTGGCGGGAATTGTGGTCGATACGAAAAGCTTCTCACTTAGAACGGGTTCAAGAACGTTCGACGCGGCCTCCTATTTACGGGCTCATGGAGCGGATACCATCCTCGTTCAAAAGTTTTTGAAAGAGGATGTTGATACGTATATTCAACGGTCACAAATTATTGAAACGGTCTATTTTTATCGGGGTGGCATTGCTATTGCGAAAGGAAATAACCATTCTGTGTATGATTCAGTCATGATTGCACAAGCGGCTGATACCCTTCTCACAATGGATGGGGTACAAGCTTCATTTGTCATCGCCTACCGTGAACAAGATATAATAGGGATTAGTGCACGTTCGCTCGGTGATGTAAATGTTCAATTGATCATGGAGCAATTAAACGGTGGAGGCCATTTATCGAATGCCGCCACACAGATGAAACAAACAACCGTTGCCGATGCAGAAATTCAGCTGCAAAAAGCAATCGATGAATTTTTTGAAGGAGGTCATGAAGAATGA
- a CDS encoding YybS family protein — MEKKKVLNEGIWMLALFMVLLLVTIYVPGLSLVSSLFLVLPFLVFSAKYPVKPSVIFGLISLLAASVVGGLGAVPLALAFGSTGIVMGSMVYKKLDKLSIFMAGSLTFLLNIILLYVSTILLTGVNMATKMNEAFKRSFQESVDLMKELGQPLPEEAVEQIQEGISFFSTLTPSLFVLVAFAAVLLFILVNFPILKKLKIDVPHFQPFRMWRMPTSLLWYYLILLLLSFVAIPEAGSAWYSTYVNLMFMLQFCLIIQGLSFFYFFAYIKKWSKAAPIVLTIFSILFLPLLYLVRLLGIIDLGFDLRQRLQQKP, encoded by the coding sequence GTGGAAAAGAAAAAAGTATTAAATGAAGGAATATGGATGCTGGCGCTGTTTATGGTTCTTTTGTTGGTAACAATTTATGTTCCAGGATTATCCCTGGTATCTAGCTTATTTCTCGTCCTTCCTTTTTTAGTGTTTAGTGCTAAATATCCAGTGAAACCATCGGTGATTTTTGGATTGATTAGTTTGCTGGCAGCGAGTGTAGTTGGAGGATTGGGGGCAGTGCCGCTAGCACTAGCTTTTGGTTCTACCGGGATTGTTATGGGAAGTATGGTGTACAAAAAACTAGATAAGCTGTCTATATTTATGGCAGGAAGTCTGACATTTTTGTTGAATATTATCTTGTTATACGTATCGACGATTTTGCTTACTGGGGTCAATATGGCAACAAAAATGAACGAAGCGTTTAAGCGTTCTTTTCAAGAGTCGGTGGACTTAATGAAAGAGCTTGGTCAACCGTTGCCGGAAGAAGCAGTGGAACAAATTCAGGAAGGAATCTCCTTTTTCAGTACTTTAACTCCTAGTTTATTTGTTTTAGTTGCTTTTGCAGCGGTACTTTTATTTATTCTTGTGAACTTTCCTATATTAAAAAAGTTAAAGATTGATGTTCCTCATTTCCAACCGTTTCGGATGTGGAGAATGCCTACAAGCCTTTTATGGTACTATTTAATCTTGTTGCTTCTGAGCTTTGTCGCAATCCCAGAAGCAGGGAGTGCCTGGTACTCAACCTATGTAAACTTAATGTTTATGTTGCAATTTTGTTTAATTATACAAGGGCTATCTTTTTTCTATTTCTTTGCTTATATAAAGAAATGGTCTAAAGCTGCGCCAATCGTTTTAACGATTTTTTCAATTCTATTTCTTCCGCTTCTTTATCTTGTAAGATTATTAGGTATAATTGACTTAGGTTTTGATTTGCGACAGCGCCTTCAACAAAAACCATAA